The genomic segment ATTGGCTGATCACCTTTATAAAGTTGGCCTTGAATCTGGTGACAAAGTCTGGCGTCTTCCTTTACACGAGGTTTTTGATAAAGCGCTCGATGGCAGCGTATCTGATCTTCAGAACATCCCAACTGATAAGGTTGGCGCAGGCAGTATCACAGCAGCACAATTCCTTTCTCGCTTCATTGAAAAAGATGTCAATTGGGCTCATCTTGATATTGCTGGTACAGCTTGGGCTTACAAAAATGGCGCTCTTTATACCAAAGGCTCAACAGCTCACGGCGTCAGGCTCCTTAATACGCTTGTTAAGACTCACTTTGAAGGGTAAGTGACAAGACGATGGAGATCCGCTTTTACCATCTATCGCGTACACCGATCACAAAGGCCTTACCTCAAATTTTGGATAAGGCCTATGAGCGGAGCCTTTTGACTTACATCTATTGTGCTGACAAGCCCTCTCTCCAGGGGCTTTCTAAGGCCATTTGGTCACACAAACCGCAAGGCTTTATCCCTCATGGCTCACTTGAAGAGACGCATCGGGAGCGTCAACCAATTCTGCTCGGCTGCTCTATTCCCACTGAAAGACCTGAAAACAAGGCAAATCTTTTGATTTCAACCACAGCGAATGGTCTTTTTGATGCGGACTATCAGTTTCCTTATGATCAATGGTTCCATTTTTTCGATGGCAATGAGGCAAAGGCTCTTGATGATGCTCGCACCATGTGGAAAAGCCTCTCTAAAGCATCTGGCCATGAGCTCACCTACTGGCAACAAAGCGATACCGGCTGGGCGAAGAAGTAGGGTATTTTTTACTCGTCCGATATTAGAGAACAATTACCCGTCATTCAGAGTCACCCCCATAAGGTGTGACGTGGAATCTCTGCTATATATCAACAAATTCTGCATTAAATTCTAATATATGAGACTCCACGCCCTCCCAAAAGGAGGGCTCTGAGTGACGATAAGGATGACCTATGATCAGTTCGGGGCGACGAATAGCATTACAACTCTCTCCTCGCCGTCATGGTGAGGAACGACTTGTCGCGACGCGACCATCCAGAAATGCTTCAACAAGTGCAAACATTGGTAATACTGCTGTTTATAATTCAACTGGATCCTCATCAGCCTACGCCATCCATCTACGCTTCGCTTCGACGAGACAATGGCTTCTTACTTTACGCGCGAATGGCTGTAAGATTGACACACCAGATGACTTCGGCATGCCGGCTTAAATAATCTCGTTAGCCTCAAGGACGCTGCTGAAAAAGAGATCCAGCCCTCATCATACAAATTCCTCACATTAAGCCTTGACAAATATAATATAATTTTATATATTCTCTCTATACTTTATTTTTAAAACAATATTCGATGAAAGACATAAAACATGACATTGATTTCTTCATTAAACAAACAAGACCAATTACCAACTCAAGCAACTCAAAAGCCGGACACCATCAGACTCGAAATCGGAAGACCCGTTCCTAAATTATCTGACGCGATGCTATCATATCAAGCCTCACAGATAAATAAACTTCCTCTGGAAAAAAGAATAGCAAGCGTGCAAGCACTCAACCTTCCACAAGAATTAGAAACAAAGCTCATTCAATTCGGCATTGAACAAAAATTGACGAAAGTCTGTGATAATCGCGAGGCGCTTCTTGCCACCTTTCAAGA from the Alphaproteobacteria bacterium genome contains:
- a CDS encoding DNA polymerase III subunit chi, whose amino-acid sequence is MEIRFYHLSRTPITKALPQILDKAYERSLLTYIYCADKPSLQGLSKAIWSHKPQGFIPHGSLEETHRERQPILLGCSIPTERPENKANLLISTTANGLFDADYQFPYDQWFHFFDGNEAKALDDARTMWKSLSKASGHELTYWQQSDTGWAKK